A single window of Gossypium hirsutum isolate 1008001.06 chromosome A10, Gossypium_hirsutum_v2.1, whole genome shotgun sequence DNA harbors:
- the LOC107897642 gene encoding sugar transporter ERD6-like 16, with product MAKEINRLNDLEKPLITEEQNIVHKSDEYDSYKSSDENGSIFMVLLSTFVAVCGAFEFGTCVGYSAPTQAAIREDLGLSLAEFAMFGSILTIGAMFGAVTSGRIADTIGRKGAMRLSAVFCIAGWLAVYFSKSDVSLDLGRFATGYGIGIFSYVVPIFIAEIAPKNLRGGLTTLNQLLIVIGQSTAFLIGTVISWRELALAGLLPCIVLFVGLCFIPESPRWLAKVGDQKEFHAALRELRGKDADITEEAEEIQEYIETLQSLPKTTIWDLFQKQYIKSVIIGVALMVFQQFGGINGVSFYASQTFALAGLSSAKAGTVAYACVQVPITFLGAMLMDKSGRRPLIMVSSAGTFLGCFLAGTSFYFKEHDLLPEWRPILAVAGVLIYVGSFSIGLGAAPWVIMSEIFPINVKGVAGSLVVLVNWLGAWAVSYTFNFMMTWSSYGTFYIYSGVSIITILFVVKFVPETKGKTLEEIQACINSHR from the exons ATGGCGAAGGAAATCAATAGGCTTAATGATTTAGAGAAGCCATTGATTACTGAAGAGCAAAACATTGTTCACAAAAGTGATGAATATGATAGTTATAAAAGTAGTGATGAAAATGGATCAATTTTCATGGTTTTGCTTTCTACATTCGTTGCTGTTTGTGGTGCATTTGAATTCGGAACATGT GTCGGATATTCAGCACCTACACAAGCTGCTATCAGGGAAGATCTTGGTTTATCTTTAGCTGAG TTTGCAATGTTTGGTTCAATCCTAACCATTGGTGCAATGTTTGGTGCGGTCACAAGTGGTCGAATTGCAGATACGATTGGTCGAAAAGGG GCAATGAGACTTTCAGCTGTTTTCTGCATTGCTGGATGGCTTGCTGTTTATTTCTCTAAG AGTGATGTGTCATTGGATCTTGGAAGGTTTGCAACTGGCTATGGCATTGGTATTTTCTCTTATGTG GTCCCTATCTTCATAGCTGAAATAGCACCAAAGAACCTCAGAGGAGGACTCACAACATTAAATCAG CTCCTGATTGTGATTGGTCAATCAACAGCATTCTTAATAGGAACAGTCATATCATGGAGGGAACTGGCTCTAGCAG GTCTTTTGCCATGCATTGTCCTGTTTGTTGGCCTTTGTTTCATTCCTGAATCTCCCAGATGGCTG GCAAAGGTTGGCGACCAGAAAGAATTTCATGCAGCTCTAAGGGAACTTCGTGGTAAAGATGCTGACATTACCGAAGAAGCTGAAGAAATTCAA GAATATATTGAAACTCTTCAAAGTCTTCCCAAAACAACAATATGGGACTTGTTTCAGAAACAATATATTAAGTCAGTGATC ATTGGAGTTGCATTAATGGTGTTCCAACAGTTTGGAGGaataaatggagtaagctttTATGCAAGTCAAACTTTTGCATTAGCTG GGCTTTCCTCAGCAAAAGCTGGAACCGTTGCATATGCTTGTGTTCAG GTCCCTATAACTTTTCTGGGAGCAATGCTAATGGACAAATCAGGAAGAAGACCACTCATAATG GTATCTTCCGCTGGCACATTTCTTGGCTGTTTTCTAGCTGGTACttcattttatttcaag GAACATGATCTTTTGCCCGAATGGAGACCAATATTAGCTGTTGCCGGTGTCCTG ATTTATGTTGGATCTTTCTCAATTGGATTGGGAGCAGCTCCTTGGGTGATAATGTCTGAG ATTTTCCCAATAAATGTAAAAGGAGTAGCAGGCAGCTTGGTGGTCCTAGTGAACTGGTTAGGTGCTTGGGCAGTTTCTTACACATTCAACTTCATGATGACCTGGAGTTCCTATG GCACATTTTATATCTACTCGGGAGTCTCTATAATAACAATCCTATTCGTAGTGAAGTTTGTCCCAGAAACTAAAGGGAAAACATTGGAAGAAATCCAGGCGTGCATCAATTCACATAGATAG
- the LOC107897643 gene encoding LEC14B homolog codes for MSRFRKNVDACNDGNAPKGYCANQDYSEDSDYLVHDIAQHTNLRSGPHELLSRGVLGKRKLPVSPVKMLVGREGNFTGRGRFSSADGCHVLSRYLPVNGPRWVDRLQSRAYVSQFSADGSLFVAGFQKSQIRIYDVERGWKVQKNILAKSLKWTITDTSLSPDQHFLVYSSLSPVVHIVNVRSAASESIANITEIHDGLDFSVDDYDDDDYDALGIFSVKFSTDGKELVAASSDNSIYVYDLESKRPSLRIPAHKSDVNTVCFADETGHLLFSGSDDHLCKVWDRRCFGTRGKAAGVLIGHLEGITFIDSRGDGRYFISNGKDQTTKLWDIRMMSSNTPYTRRPRDTDFDYRWMDYPTHARALKHPHDQSLATYRGHNVLRTLIRCYFSPAYSTGQKYIYTGSSDGSLYIYDLVTGALVASCHGHEKPVRDCSWHPLYPMIITSSWDGVIARWEFPGSEEEPSETRGRERRPSF; via the exons ATGAGTAGGTTTCGGAAGAATGTTGATGCTTGTAATGATGGGAATGCCCCTAAAGGATATTGTGCAAATCAAGATTATAGTGAGGATTCTGATTATCTTGTTCATGATATTGCTCAACACACAAACCTTAGGTCAGGACCCCATGAACTTCTCTCCCGAGGTGTTCTGGGAAAGCGGAAATTACCTGTTTCCCCGGTCAAAATGTTGGTCGGGCGAGAGGGTAATTTTACAGGTAGAGGGAGATTTTCATCAGCTGATGGTTGCCATGTTTTAAGTCGGTATTTGCCTGTCAATGGTCCCAGGTGGGTGGACCGGCTTCAAAGTCGAGCATATGTGTCACAGTTTTCAGCTGATGGTTCTCTTTTTGTTGCTGGATTCCAG AAAAGTCAAATTAGGATATATGACGTGGAAAGGGGCTGGAAAGTTCAGAAGAACATCCTGGCAAAAAGCTTGAAATGGACAATTACTGATACCTCTCTTTCACCGGATCAGCATTTTCTT GTGTATTCTAGTTTATCCCCTGTTGTTCACATTGTGAATGTCAGATCTGCTGCCTCAGAGTCGATTGCAAATATTACG GAAATCCATGATGGGTTGGATTTTTCAGTTGATGATTACGATGATGATGATTATGATGCACTTGGAATCTTCTCTGTGAAATTTTCCACTGATGGAAAAGAGCTTGTTGCTGCAAGTAGTGATAATTCTATATATGTTTATGATCTTGAGTCAAAAAGGCCTAGCCTCCGAATCCCGGCTCACAAG TCTGATGTTAACACTGTGTGTTTTGCTGATGAAACTGGGCATCTCCTATTTTCTGGCAGTGATGATCATCTCTGTAAG GTGTGGGACAGGCGTTGCTTTGGCACTAGAGGAAAAGCAGCTGGAGTCTTGATAGGGCATTTAGAAGGGATTACATTCATTGATAGCCGTGGAGATGGCCGTTATTTCATTTCGAACGGCAAAGATCAGACCACAAAACTCTGGGATATACGAATGATGTCTTCCAATACCCCATA CACTCGAAGGCCAAGAGATACTGACTTTGACTACAGATGGATGGATTACCCAACTCATGCAAGAGCCTTGAAACATCCCCACGATCAGTCATTAGCAACATACAGAGGCCACAATGTGTTGCGTACTTTGATTCGTTGTTACTTCTCTCCAGCATATAG CACCGGTCAAAAGTACATTTACACTGGCTCTAGTGATGGTTCACTTTATATATATGATCTG GTGACGGGTGCCCTAGTAGCTAGTTGTCATGGTCACGAAAAACCAGTTAGGGATTGTAGTTGGCACCCATTATATCCAATGATCATCACCTCCTCCTGGGATGGTGTGATTGCAAGATGGGAATTTCCGGGCAGCGAGGAAGAACCCTCAGAGACAAGAGGCAGAGAAAGAAGACCTAGCTTTTGA